A region of Centropristis striata isolate RG_2023a ecotype Rhode Island chromosome 17, C.striata_1.0, whole genome shotgun sequence DNA encodes the following proteins:
- the LOC131989618 gene encoding leucine rich adaptor protein 1-like, with protein MDEDNNVLPELKEIETKLGLKVPDSLIRSLAGGKHHEKSAAPHLQNCKVYGKNADLKRLESKMLFLKQEMAHLRAIDVKLMQQLMSINEGIESIRWMIEDKGGVASQEGSLTGSLYSLSDSQDGTSLRGSFNSLNDCNSDGLDGLSVGSYLDTLAEDLPDDPSPTDLDCFVDKTVIDGDAFSKSPLKLRVESDEYYCFG; from the exons ATGGACGAGGATAATAACGTGTTGCCTGAATTGAAGGAAATAGAGACAAAATTGGGTCTGAAAGTGCCGGATAGCCTTATTCGTTCTCTTGCTGGAGGGAAGCATCACGAAAAGTCTGCAGCACCGCATTTACAGAACTGCAAAGTGTATGGGAAGAATGCGGACCTGAAAAGACTGGAGAGCAAAATGCTATTCCTAAAGCAAGAAATG GCACACCTACGAGCTATTGATGTGAAGCTGATGCAGCAGCTCATGTCAATCAACGAGGGCATTGAGTCCATTCGTTGGATGATAGAAGACAAAGGAGGTGTGGCCAGCCAGGAGGGCAGCCTGACAGGCAGCTTGTACAGCCTGTCAGACAGCCAGGACGGTACCTCACTGCGAGGCAGCTTCAACAGCTTGAATGATTGCAACAGTGACGGGCTAGATGGTCTGTCTGTGGGTAGTTACTTGGACACTCTAGCAGAGGACCTCCCGGATGACCCATCACCTACGGATCTTGACTGTTTTGTGGATAAAACAGTTATTGATGGTGATGCTTTCAGCAAATCGCCACTGAAACTCAGGGTGGAATCAGATGAATACTACTGCTTTGGATAG